TTGCGCTCGTGGGCGCGCTGCTCGAACACATCGACGCCGGCACCACCGACCTCGGGCCGCGGGTCGGACGGGTCCCCGTCGCGCACTACACCGACCCCGCGCGGATGGCGGCCGAACTCGACCTCCTGCGGCGGACGCCGGTCGCGTTCTGTCCGTCCGCGGCGGTACGGGAGGCGGGGTCCTACGTCGCGCGCGAGTCGGCGGGTGTGCCCCTGCTCGTGGTGCGGGGCAAGGACGGGGTGGTCCGCGCGTTCCGCAATGCCTGTCGGCACCGGGGGACTGCGATCGCTGAGGGCAGCGGGTGCGCGCACTCGTTCGTGTGCCCGTTCCACGGGTGGGTCTACGGGCTCGACGGCTCGCTCTCCCACGCCCCGGACGCCTACGGCTTCGAGGGCATCGACCTCGCCACGCGTGCGCTGACCCCAGTCGCCTGTCTCGAGCAGGGCGGGCTGGTCTTCGTCCAGCAGGAGGGTGAACCACGTTTCGACCTCGTCGCGGACGTCCCCGGCCTGACGGACGATCAGGTCGTCGTGGAGCGCGAGCGAATCCCGGTCGAGGGCAACTGGAAGGTGTTGGTCGAGGGGTTCCTCGAGGGCTACCACATCCGCCAGACCCACAGGTCGACGTTCTTCCCGATGGGCTACGACAACCTGACCGTCGTCGAGCACGCCGGCCGGCACTCGCGGGTCGTGTTCCCGTTCCGTCGTA
This region of Sporichthya brevicatena genomic DNA includes:
- a CDS encoding aromatic ring-hydroxylating dioxygenase subunit alpha; this translates as MTQTDTPIEFGAETLPDPSGRVTPYRDPIALVGALLEHIDAGTTDLGPRVGRVPVAHYTDPARMAAELDLLRRTPVAFCPSAAVREAGSYVARESAGVPLLVVRGKDGVVRAFRNACRHRGTAIAEGSGCAHSFVCPFHGWVYGLDGSLSHAPDAYGFEGIDLATRALTPVACLEQGGLVFVQQEGEPRFDLVADVPGLTDDQVVVERERIPVEGNWKVLVEGFLEGYHIRQTHRSTFFPMGYDNLTVVEHAGRHSRVVFPFRRIESLRDTPPVEWHLGRALTIVDQIFPNAVIARLTAHSAFVAIEPVSQTRTILDITKVAIPEPDGTIADAVHRDIEFVENGLLEDRAMAEAVQRGMQGRIEDVVFGRFESALTHFHDGLAAELGS